From one Humulus lupulus chromosome 8, drHumLupu1.1, whole genome shotgun sequence genomic stretch:
- the LOC133796127 gene encoding uncharacterized mitochondrial protein AtMg00810-like, protein MAVLIVYVDDIIITGNHTEEINSIKKILAKEFEVKDLGALKYFLGMEFARSKRGIFVSQRKYTLDLLKETCMLGSRPNKTPNELRDKKKMFEGGPVDKGRYQQLVGKLIYLSHTRHDIAFAVSLVSQYMHDPCQGHLNAVYRILRYLKQTPGNGLFFRKTTERKVEVFTDADWAGSIDDRKSTSGYCTMIWGNVVTWRSKKQTVVARSSAEAEYRAMTHGVCEAIWIKRLLKELKIEYEASIQLYCDDQSTISIAHNHVYHDRTKHVEVDRHFIKEKIDGGIINIRYVHTDQQLADILTKGLSDQVFDFLVNKL, encoded by the coding sequence ATGGCAGTATTGattgtgtatgttgatgacataattATCACTGGTAATCACACTGAAGAGATAAATTCAATCAAAAAAATATTGGCAAAGGAGTTTGAAGTCAAAGATCTCGGCGCACTCAAGTATTTTCTGGGTATGGAATTCGCTAGAAGCAAAAGAGGTATTTTCGTGTCCCAAAGAAAATACACTCTAGACCTACTAAAGGAGACATGCATGCTCGGAAGCAGGCCCAACAAAACTCCAAACGAGCTTAGAgacaaaaagaaaatgtttgaagGAGGTCCAGTTGACAAGGGAAGGTATCAACAACTAGTAGGAAAACTCATCTACCTCTCACATACTAGACATGACATTGCCTTTGCAGTAAGTCTAGTCAGTCAATATATGCATGATCCGTGTCAGGGACATCTCAATGCAGTATATAGAATTTTGAGGTATCTCAAACAAACACCTGGAAATGGCCTTTTCTTTAGGAAGACTACTGAAAGAAAGGTTGAGGTTTTTACAGATGCAGACTGGGCTGGTTCAattgatgataggaagtctacatCTGGATATTGCACAATGATATGGGGAAATGTGGTAACATGGCGGAGTAAAAAGCAAACAGTGGTTGCGAGAAGCAGTGCAGAAGCTGAATATAGAGCCATGACCCATGGAGTATGTGAAGCAATATGGATCAAACGTCTactaaaggaattaaagattGAATATGAAGCATCTATTCAGCTCTACTGTGACGACCAATCTACCATTAGCATTGCACATAACCATGTATATCACGACAGAACTAAACACGTGGAAGTTGACCGTCACTTTATTAAAGAAAAGATTGATGGAGGAATTATCAACATTAGATATGTGCATACTGATCAACAACTAGCTGATATTCTCACAAAGGGGCTATCCGATCAAGTATTTGATTTCCTAGTAAACAAGCTTTGA